One Candidatus Korarchaeum sp. genomic region harbors:
- the rpl7ae gene encoding 50S ribosomal protein L7Ae: protein MTRDKPSYVKFEVPKDLVPKILELVQMSRTTGGKLRKGVNETTKAVERGEALFVVIAEDVNPPEIVAHLPLLCEDKGIPYAYVPSKGDLGKAAGLEVSASSIAVVDAGQAKSLLEALKDKVKEIKGS from the coding sequence ATGACGCGGGACAAACCCTCTTACGTGAAGTTCGAGGTCCCCAAGGACCTCGTACCCAAGATACTCGAGCTCGTCCAGATGTCGAGGACCACGGGCGGGAAGCTGAGGAAGGGAGTTAATGAGACTACGAAGGCCGTTGAGAGAGGAGAAGCCCTCTTCGTCGTAATAGCCGAGGACGTCAACCCGCCGGAGATAGTGGCGCACTTACCCCTGCTCTGCGAGGACAAGGGAATACCCTACGCTTACGTTCCATCGAAGGGGGATCTGGGAAAGGCTGCTGGCTTGGAAGTGTCAGCCTCATCAATCGCTGTCGTCGATGCAGGGCAGGCTAAGAGCTTACTTGAGGCCCTCAAGGATAAGGTGAAGGAGATAAAGGGATCGTGA
- the fni gene encoding type 2 isopentenyl-diphosphate Delta-isomerase, whose amino-acid sequence MSDPTKGRKADHISIALSDEVDLSLRFSWFDSVRLLHNALPDRSFEDVDLSWRFLGYELNAPLLIEGMTGGHESSLPINEALARAAHVERIAIGVGSQRAALKDSSLIQTYRVVREIAHDVPVIANLGISHVLRDEGIDNAKRAVEMIDADAIAIHLNPLQELIQPEGDRDFSDSLVSIRDLVRELDVPVIVKEVGSGISRELSLTLRGVGVEYVDVAGQGGTSWSLIEGRRSTEGSFGREASIRFADWGIPTPLSIIEASGTDLKVIGSGGVRSGLDAAKCIALGARAAGAARPFLLAAVRGSESVISTIRMFKFELKLAMFLTGSLTPDQLRLRRPYSLSDPLLSLARSRSGFYISSSARLGE is encoded by the coding sequence ATGAGCGATCCAACGAAGGGGAGGAAAGCTGACCACATAAGCATAGCCCTCTCAGATGAGGTGGACCTCTCACTAAGGTTCAGCTGGTTCGATTCGGTGAGGTTACTGCATAACGCACTACCCGATCGCTCTTTCGAAGACGTAGACTTGAGCTGGAGGTTCCTGGGTTACGAGCTCAACGCTCCCCTGCTCATAGAGGGGATGACAGGAGGTCATGAGAGCTCTTTACCGATAAACGAGGCCCTAGCTAGGGCTGCTCACGTTGAGAGGATAGCTATAGGTGTCGGTAGCCAGAGAGCGGCCCTCAAGGATAGCTCGCTGATCCAAACGTATAGGGTAGTTAGGGAAATCGCTCACGATGTCCCGGTCATAGCTAACCTGGGTATATCCCATGTCCTGAGGGATGAGGGGATCGATAACGCTAAGAGGGCTGTCGAAATGATAGATGCAGACGCTATAGCTATACACTTAAATCCTCTTCAGGAACTGATACAACCTGAGGGTGATAGAGACTTCTCAGACTCATTAGTATCGATAAGGGACTTGGTGAGAGAGCTTGATGTTCCAGTGATCGTTAAGGAGGTGGGCAGTGGCATCTCCCGAGAGCTCTCGCTCACCCTGAGGGGAGTTGGTGTGGAGTACGTGGATGTCGCTGGCCAAGGAGGGACTAGCTGGTCCCTCATAGAGGGAAGAAGATCCACTGAGGGATCTTTCGGGAGGGAAGCCTCTATAAGGTTCGCTGATTGGGGAATACCGACTCCTCTATCCATCATTGAGGCATCGGGAACCGATCTGAAGGTGATAGGTTCCGGAGGGGTCCGCTCAGGTCTGGATGCGGCGAAGTGCATAGCCCTCGGGGCGAGGGCGGCGGGAGCCGCTAGGCCCTTCCTCTTAGCAGCGGTTAGAGGTAGTGAGAGCGTCATCTCGACGATAAGGATGTTTAAGTTCGAGCTGAAGCTAGCGATGTTCCTCACGGGATCTCTAACTCCGGATCAGCTCAGGTTGAGGAGGCCCTACTCCCTCTCAGATCCCCTGCTCTCCCTAGCCAGATCGAGATCAGGTTTTTATATTTCTAGTTCAGCGAGGCTGGGGGAATGA
- a CDS encoding MEMO1 family protein: MRRPAVAGSFYPSRSNDLLKMVESLFKDSGASGIPPPNETGERRIASIISPHAGYVYSGRTAASVYNLLAQDGVPDSFVIVGPNHTGLGSAFAVTKSRFWETPLGRIEVDFELAEAIADYFGELDFDDLAHAWEHSVEVQVPFLQAIYGSRFKMVPIVMGLQEPERSVELGRAVALASERMRRDVVLIASSDMSHYLPEEEAMRRDRAALEAILSMDVRALFNVLRDLDVSMCGPGPASAAISFARLKGVSRGELVRYSTSAEASGDRSFVVGYASVVFRR, encoded by the coding sequence GTGAGGAGACCAGCTGTAGCGGGCTCCTTCTACCCCTCGAGGAGTAACGATCTCCTGAAGATGGTAGAATCCCTCTTCAAGGACTCGGGGGCCAGCGGAATACCCCCACCTAATGAGACCGGCGAGAGGAGGATAGCTTCAATCATATCACCGCACGCAGGCTATGTTTACTCAGGGAGGACAGCCGCTTCAGTATATAACCTTCTAGCTCAAGACGGCGTTCCAGATAGCTTCGTGATCGTAGGTCCCAATCACACCGGCCTGGGATCGGCCTTCGCCGTGACCAAATCCAGGTTCTGGGAGACACCGCTGGGGAGGATCGAGGTTGATTTTGAGCTGGCTGAGGCTATAGCGGATTACTTCGGGGAGCTGGACTTCGATGATTTAGCCCACGCATGGGAGCATTCGGTCGAGGTCCAGGTACCGTTCCTACAAGCGATATACGGCTCCAGGTTCAAGATGGTCCCCATAGTGATGGGCCTTCAGGAGCCCGAGAGATCTGTGGAACTGGGGAGGGCTGTGGCTCTGGCCTCAGAGAGGATGAGAAGGGACGTCGTCTTGATAGCCTCCTCAGATATGTCCCACTACCTGCCTGAGGAGGAAGCCATGAGGAGAGATAGAGCCGCTCTGGAGGCGATCCTGAGCATGGATGTAAGGGCTCTCTTCAACGTGCTGCGTGATCTCGATGTGAGCATGTGCGGGCCTGGGCCCGCATCAGCAGCAATATCCTTCGCGAGGCTCAAGGGAGTCTCGAGAGGGGAGCTAGTGAGGTACTCAACGAGCGCTGAGGCCAGTGGCGATAGGAGCTTCGTCGTAGGTTACGCTTCAGTGGTGTTCAGGAGATGA